One genomic region from Drosophila busckii strain San Diego stock center, stock number 13000-0081.31 chromosome 3R, ASM1175060v1, whole genome shotgun sequence encodes:
- the LOC108604374 gene encoding organic cation transporter protein isoform X2 — MELELPLLSSQKPAKIPLCVMHDNAGKPSPTTTPTQSPLATAEQAGAGIADDEDETDVIGDLMGHYGKWQLLMTVLLSLFQVPNTFHISSSVYQSAHKDFWCERPAHLKQLPVDLWRNLTGDRDNCKWRANIDWSQLSNESTPAELQAAVASAGSALVACSSWEYDMNDNLGNTWTSQWDLVCDKDYLLNVAEMCFLLGVATGGILSGYLSDKFGRKTMLFISAVLQTIFGLWLYFCSSLYWYLALRGLLGLVSVSVTYSGLILAIEYVDGKWRTIAGMYNLFPLPISYMIISGVAYLTQDYQRLQLCIGVPGIFLCFLWFVVPESPRWLLVKGRIEEVKRIIEAAAKFNGRQLPPDYQLTPPTQGSSSQDITYLFRSSYLRRITICFLCIWFTMNLVYYGFILNMSSFGGNVYLNSAIAGLVEIPAIAVAMYIITKVGKKWLFCATLMCAGVACFCATLTEGQKDMLWLKITFLMMGKFTIAAGNTIMPVYTSELYPTPIRNVGVGTCNIAAGLALILTPYFSMLNKIESHLLMALLTAWSIFGGFVVLFLPETSVRKANTNPDRQNAAKQV, encoded by the exons TTCCTTTGTGCGTCATGCACGACAACGCTGGCAAGCCGTCCCCCACCACCACGCCCACACAGTCGCCGTTGGCGACGGCTGAGCAGGCAGGTGCAGGAATAGCTGATGATGAGGATGAGACCGATGTAATTGGTGATCTGATGGGCCATTatggcaagtggcagctgctgatgACAGTGCTACTGTCGCTCTTCCAGGTGCCCAACACATTTCACATATCCTCGTCCGTTTATCAGTCGGCCCATAAAGATTTTTGGTGCGAGCGTCCTGCGCACCTCAAGCAGCTGCCCGTTGATCTTTGGCGCAATCTGACCGGGGATAGGGACAATTGCAAATGGCGCGCAAATATCGATTGGAGTCAGCTGAGCAATGAATCTACGCCAGCAGAGCTGCAG gcgGCAGTTGCAAGTGCTGGCAGTGCCTTGGTGGCGTGCAGCAGCTGGGAATATGACATGAATGATAATTTGGGCAACACGTGGACCTCGCAGTGGGATCTGGTCTGCGACAAGGATTATCTACTTAACGTGGCTGAGATGTGCTTTTTACTGGGCGTTGCCACAGGTGGCATTCTATCCGGCTACCTATCCGACAAGTTTGGCCGTAAAACAATGCTCTTCATATCAGCCGTGCTGCAGACCATATTCG GTCTCTGGCTTTATTTCTGCAGTTCCTTATATTGGTATTTAGCGCTGCGGGGATTGTTGGGTCTCGTCTCCGTTTCGGTTACATACTCTGGTCTAATATTGGCAATTGAGTATGTGGACGGCAAGTGGCGGACTATAGCTGGCATGTACAATCTGTTTCCACTGCCGATATCGTATATGATCATCTCCGGTGTGGCCTACTTAACGCAAGATTATCAGAGACTGCAGCTGTGCATTGGAGTGCCCGGCATATTCCTTTGTTTTCTCTg GTTTGTGGTGCCGGAATCCCCTCGTTGGCTGCTGGTCAAGGGTCGCATTGAGGAGGTGAAGCGCATCATTGAGGCGGCGGCCAAATTCAATGGACGCCAGCTGCCGCCAGATTATCAGTTAACGCCGCCAACGCAAGGGAGCAGCTCGCAGGATATAACTTATTTGTTTCGTTCGAGCTACTTGCGCCGCATCACAATCTGTTTTCTCTGCATTTGGTTCACCATGAATCTGGTTTACTATGGCTTTATTTTGAACATGAGCTCGTTCGGTGGCAATGTCTACTTGAATTCG GCAATAGCTGGCCTAGTCGAAATACCAGCCATTGCAGTGGCCATGTACATTATCACAAAAGTTGGCAAAAAGTGGCTCTTCTGCGCCACATTGATGTGCGCCGGCGTCGCCTGCTTTTGCGCTACGCTTACCGAGGGGCAAAAGGACATGCTCTGGCTGAAGATAACATTCCTGATGATGGGCAAGTTTACAATCGCCGCTGGTAATACCATTATGCCCGTTTACACGTCGGAGCTGTATCCCACACCCATACGTAACGTGGGCGTGGGCACATGCAACATTGCCGCCGGCTTGGCGCTCATTTTAACCCCCTACTTCTCGATGCTG AATAAAATCGAAAGTCATTTGCTGATGGCGCTGCTCACTGCCTGGAGCATTTTTGGTGGTTTTGTGGTGCTCTTTCTGCCGGAGACATCGGTGCGTAAGGCAAACACTAATCCAGATCGCCAGAATGCTGCGAAGCAGGTGTAA
- the LOC108604374 gene encoding organic cation transporter protein isoform X3 — protein sequence MHDNAGKPSPTTTPTQSPLATAEQAGAGIADDEDETDVIGDLMGHYGKWQLLMTVLLSLFQVPNTFHISSSVYQSAHKDFWCERPAHLKQLPVDLWRNLTGDRDNCKWRANIDWSQLSNESTPAELQQQAAVASAGSALVACSSWEYDMNDNLGNTWTSQWDLVCDKDYLLNVAEMCFLLGVATGGILSGYLSDKFGRKTMLFISAVLQTIFGLWLYFCSSLYWYLALRGLLGLVSVSVTYSGLILAIEYVDGKWRTIAGMYNLFPLPISYMIISGVAYLTQDYQRLQLCIGVPGIFLCFLWFVVPESPRWLLVKGRIEEVKRIIEAAAKFNGRQLPPDYQLTPPTQGSSSQDITYLFRSSYLRRITICFLCIWFTMNLVYYGFILNMSSFGGNVYLNSAIAGLVEIPAIAVAMYIITKVGKKWLFCATLMCAGVACFCATLTEGQKDMLWLKITFLMMGKFTIAAGNTIMPVYTSELYPTPIRNVGVGTCNIAAGLALILTPYFSMLNKIESHLLMALLTAWSIFGGFVVLFLPETSVRKANTNPDRQNAAKQV from the exons ATGCACGACAACGCTGGCAAGCCGTCCCCCACCACCACGCCCACACAGTCGCCGTTGGCGACGGCTGAGCAGGCAGGTGCAGGAATAGCTGATGATGAGGATGAGACCGATGTAATTGGTGATCTGATGGGCCATTatggcaagtggcagctgctgatgACAGTGCTACTGTCGCTCTTCCAGGTGCCCAACACATTTCACATATCCTCGTCCGTTTATCAGTCGGCCCATAAAGATTTTTGGTGCGAGCGTCCTGCGCACCTCAAGCAGCTGCCCGTTGATCTTTGGCGCAATCTGACCGGGGATAGGGACAATTGCAAATGGCGCGCAAATATCGATTGGAGTCAGCTGAGCAATGAATCTACGCCAGCAGAGCTGCAG caacaggcgGCAGTTGCAAGTGCTGGCAGTGCCTTGGTGGCGTGCAGCAGCTGGGAATATGACATGAATGATAATTTGGGCAACACGTGGACCTCGCAGTGGGATCTGGTCTGCGACAAGGATTATCTACTTAACGTGGCTGAGATGTGCTTTTTACTGGGCGTTGCCACAGGTGGCATTCTATCCGGCTACCTATCCGACAAGTTTGGCCGTAAAACAATGCTCTTCATATCAGCCGTGCTGCAGACCATATTCG GTCTCTGGCTTTATTTCTGCAGTTCCTTATATTGGTATTTAGCGCTGCGGGGATTGTTGGGTCTCGTCTCCGTTTCGGTTACATACTCTGGTCTAATATTGGCAATTGAGTATGTGGACGGCAAGTGGCGGACTATAGCTGGCATGTACAATCTGTTTCCACTGCCGATATCGTATATGATCATCTCCGGTGTGGCCTACTTAACGCAAGATTATCAGAGACTGCAGCTGTGCATTGGAGTGCCCGGCATATTCCTTTGTTTTCTCTg GTTTGTGGTGCCGGAATCCCCTCGTTGGCTGCTGGTCAAGGGTCGCATTGAGGAGGTGAAGCGCATCATTGAGGCGGCGGCCAAATTCAATGGACGCCAGCTGCCGCCAGATTATCAGTTAACGCCGCCAACGCAAGGGAGCAGCTCGCAGGATATAACTTATTTGTTTCGTTCGAGCTACTTGCGCCGCATCACAATCTGTTTTCTCTGCATTTGGTTCACCATGAATCTGGTTTACTATGGCTTTATTTTGAACATGAGCTCGTTCGGTGGCAATGTCTACTTGAATTCG GCAATAGCTGGCCTAGTCGAAATACCAGCCATTGCAGTGGCCATGTACATTATCACAAAAGTTGGCAAAAAGTGGCTCTTCTGCGCCACATTGATGTGCGCCGGCGTCGCCTGCTTTTGCGCTACGCTTACCGAGGGGCAAAAGGACATGCTCTGGCTGAAGATAACATTCCTGATGATGGGCAAGTTTACAATCGCCGCTGGTAATACCATTATGCCCGTTTACACGTCGGAGCTGTATCCCACACCCATACGTAACGTGGGCGTGGGCACATGCAACATTGCCGCCGGCTTGGCGCTCATTTTAACCCCCTACTTCTCGATGCTG AATAAAATCGAAAGTCATTTGCTGATGGCGCTGCTCACTGCCTGGAGCATTTTTGGTGGTTTTGTGGTGCTCTTTCTGCCGGAGACATCGGTGCGTAAGGCAAACACTAATCCAGATCGCCAGAATGCTGCGAAGCAGGTGTAA
- the LOC108604374 gene encoding organic cation transporter protein isoform X1 → MELELPLLSSQKPAKIPLCVMHDNAGKPSPTTTPTQSPLATAEQAGAGIADDEDETDVIGDLMGHYGKWQLLMTVLLSLFQVPNTFHISSSVYQSAHKDFWCERPAHLKQLPVDLWRNLTGDRDNCKWRANIDWSQLSNESTPAELQQQAAVASAGSALVACSSWEYDMNDNLGNTWTSQWDLVCDKDYLLNVAEMCFLLGVATGGILSGYLSDKFGRKTMLFISAVLQTIFGLWLYFCSSLYWYLALRGLLGLVSVSVTYSGLILAIEYVDGKWRTIAGMYNLFPLPISYMIISGVAYLTQDYQRLQLCIGVPGIFLCFLWFVVPESPRWLLVKGRIEEVKRIIEAAAKFNGRQLPPDYQLTPPTQGSSSQDITYLFRSSYLRRITICFLCIWFTMNLVYYGFILNMSSFGGNVYLNSAIAGLVEIPAIAVAMYIITKVGKKWLFCATLMCAGVACFCATLTEGQKDMLWLKITFLMMGKFTIAAGNTIMPVYTSELYPTPIRNVGVGTCNIAAGLALILTPYFSMLNKIESHLLMALLTAWSIFGGFVVLFLPETSVRKANTNPDRQNAAKQV, encoded by the exons TTCCTTTGTGCGTCATGCACGACAACGCTGGCAAGCCGTCCCCCACCACCACGCCCACACAGTCGCCGTTGGCGACGGCTGAGCAGGCAGGTGCAGGAATAGCTGATGATGAGGATGAGACCGATGTAATTGGTGATCTGATGGGCCATTatggcaagtggcagctgctgatgACAGTGCTACTGTCGCTCTTCCAGGTGCCCAACACATTTCACATATCCTCGTCCGTTTATCAGTCGGCCCATAAAGATTTTTGGTGCGAGCGTCCTGCGCACCTCAAGCAGCTGCCCGTTGATCTTTGGCGCAATCTGACCGGGGATAGGGACAATTGCAAATGGCGCGCAAATATCGATTGGAGTCAGCTGAGCAATGAATCTACGCCAGCAGAGCTGCAG caacaggcgGCAGTTGCAAGTGCTGGCAGTGCCTTGGTGGCGTGCAGCAGCTGGGAATATGACATGAATGATAATTTGGGCAACACGTGGACCTCGCAGTGGGATCTGGTCTGCGACAAGGATTATCTACTTAACGTGGCTGAGATGTGCTTTTTACTGGGCGTTGCCACAGGTGGCATTCTATCCGGCTACCTATCCGACAAGTTTGGCCGTAAAACAATGCTCTTCATATCAGCCGTGCTGCAGACCATATTCG GTCTCTGGCTTTATTTCTGCAGTTCCTTATATTGGTATTTAGCGCTGCGGGGATTGTTGGGTCTCGTCTCCGTTTCGGTTACATACTCTGGTCTAATATTGGCAATTGAGTATGTGGACGGCAAGTGGCGGACTATAGCTGGCATGTACAATCTGTTTCCACTGCCGATATCGTATATGATCATCTCCGGTGTGGCCTACTTAACGCAAGATTATCAGAGACTGCAGCTGTGCATTGGAGTGCCCGGCATATTCCTTTGTTTTCTCTg GTTTGTGGTGCCGGAATCCCCTCGTTGGCTGCTGGTCAAGGGTCGCATTGAGGAGGTGAAGCGCATCATTGAGGCGGCGGCCAAATTCAATGGACGCCAGCTGCCGCCAGATTATCAGTTAACGCCGCCAACGCAAGGGAGCAGCTCGCAGGATATAACTTATTTGTTTCGTTCGAGCTACTTGCGCCGCATCACAATCTGTTTTCTCTGCATTTGGTTCACCATGAATCTGGTTTACTATGGCTTTATTTTGAACATGAGCTCGTTCGGTGGCAATGTCTACTTGAATTCG GCAATAGCTGGCCTAGTCGAAATACCAGCCATTGCAGTGGCCATGTACATTATCACAAAAGTTGGCAAAAAGTGGCTCTTCTGCGCCACATTGATGTGCGCCGGCGTCGCCTGCTTTTGCGCTACGCTTACCGAGGGGCAAAAGGACATGCTCTGGCTGAAGATAACATTCCTGATGATGGGCAAGTTTACAATCGCCGCTGGTAATACCATTATGCCCGTTTACACGTCGGAGCTGTATCCCACACCCATACGTAACGTGGGCGTGGGCACATGCAACATTGCCGCCGGCTTGGCGCTCATTTTAACCCCCTACTTCTCGATGCTG AATAAAATCGAAAGTCATTTGCTGATGGCGCTGCTCACTGCCTGGAGCATTTTTGGTGGTTTTGTGGTGCTCTTTCTGCCGGAGACATCGGTGCGTAAGGCAAACACTAATCCAGATCGCCAGAATGCTGCGAAGCAGGTGTAA